Sequence from the Desulfuromonas acetoxidans DSM 684 genome:
CACGCGGCAGGAATTCTTCCGAAACACTTTGCGTAGCACAGAAAAAAGCCACATCAACATCAATAAAGGAATCCTTGTCAAGAGCCTGAACCGCGACCGGCTCATCACAAAAGTCGATGAAATCACCGACAGAGTTTTCCGAGGCATACAAGCGCAAATTCCGCACTGGGAATTCCCGTTCTTCCAACACCTCAATCAACTGGCGACCAACAGCTCCTGTCGCTCCAACTACAGCAATCGTTAAAGGGATCATGACGCACTCCTGAAAAAACAACATGGCCCGCCCACATCAGTGCAGACGAACCATGTCATTGTGTCACAAACGTAATCGCTTTGAGCGATTTTTTATTTTTCCAGCAAGATTTGCAACATGCGGCGCAGAGGCTCAGCCGCCCCCCACAGAAGTTGATCACCGCAGGTAAATGCAGAAAGGTACTGCGGCCCCATCTTCATTTTACGCACCCGGCCAACCGGAACGGTCAAGGTACCGGAAACGGCTGCAGGAGTCAGTTGTTGTAACGTCTGCTCTTTGAAGTTGGGAACCAATTGCACCCAGTCATTATCATTGGCGATCAGCCTCTCAATCTCCTCGATGGGGAGATCCTTATTCAGCTTAATCGTCAACGCTTGGCTGTGACAACGCATGGCTCCAATACGCACACAAATCCCATCGATGGGGATTGGACTTTCAGCAGCCAGGATCTTATTGGTTTCCGCATAGCCCTTCCACTCTTCACGACTTTGACCATCTTCCACTTCACGATCAATCCACGGCAACACACTGCCAGCCAAAGCATGGCCAAATTCCGAAGTCGGCAATTGATCACTGCGCAGCATCTCGGTCACTTTTTTGTCAATATCAAGGATTGCTGAAGAAGGATCAGCCAGTAAGTCGGCGACAGAATCTTCCAGCACACCCATCTGTCCAAGCAATTCGCGCATATTGGGCGCACCGGCACCGGATGCCGCCTGATAGGTCATGGAAGACACCCATTCGACCAAACCGGCACGGAACAGCCCTCCGATAGCCATCAGCATCAGGCTAACGGTGCAATTACCGCCAATAAAGTCCTTCTGACCAGCAGCCAATGCTTTATCAATCACCTGACGGTTCACCGGATCAAGGACGATGACAGCATCATCAACCATGCGCAATGAGCTGGCCGCATCAATCCAATAGCCCTGCCAGCCGGCTTCACGCAGAGGGCCGTGCACAGCCTTGGTGTAATCGCCCCCTTGGCAGGTCACAACGGCATCCAAGGTTTTAAGCTCGGCAATATCGGTGGCATCCTTGAGCGTTCCCGCCCCCATAGGAGCATCTTGCCCCACCTGCGAGGTGGAGAAAAAGACCGGCTCAATCCCGTTGAAATCATTTTCCTCCTGCATACGCTGCAGAAGCACAGAACCAACCATACCGCGCCAACCGATAAATCCGACTTTCATCCTTTTGTTCCTTTACTGAAAAAACATCGTTGTTTTAAAATATTGCAGCGCTAAAGCGCCGCAACAATGGCATCACCCATCTCGCAGGTGTTTAATTTCTTTTCATCACTGGTCCCCTGGTAGATATCACCAGTACGGTAGCCCTGATTAAGCACCGTTTCTACGGCTTTATCAATAGCATCCGCTGCATCGCCCATGGAGAACGAGTAGCGCAGCATCATCGATGCAGACAAAATTTGAGCAATGGGGTTCGCAATCCCCTGACCTGCGATATCCGGAGCACTGCCGCCTGACGGCTCATACATACCGAAGGAACCTTCCGCCAGCGAAGCGGACGGTAACATCCCCAGAGAACCGGTCAACATGGCAGCTTCATCGGAAATGATATCGCCAAACATATTCCCGCACAACATGACATCAAATTGCTTTGGCCAGCGCACCAGCTGCATGGCCGCATTATCAACATACATATGTGACAGCTCAACATCAGGGTAATCTTTGGCGACACGCTCCACCACTTCACGCCAGACAACAGATGTTGACAGGACGTTCGCCTTGTCAATGCTGCACACTTTACTGCCACGCTTACGCGCCACATCAAAAGCTACACGCGTGATCCGCTCAATCTCCGGCTCGGTGTACATCATGGTGTCAAAACCACGCTTGACGCCATCAACCGTTTCAACCCCCTTGGGTTCAGAGAAGTAAATGCCGCCGGTCAGCTCACGCACAACCAGGATATTAAAACCACCTTCGATCACTTCTTCCTTCAAAGAAGAGCTGCCGGTCAATGCTGGGAAGATGATCGCCGGACGAAGATTGCAAAACAGACCGAAAATCTTACGCAACGGCAACAGTGCGCCGCGTTCTGGTTGCTCATCCGGAGGCAGGGTTTCCCACTTCGGGCCACCAACGCTGCCAAACAGGATGGCATCGGACTGCCGACAGGTTTCCACAGTTTTTTCGGGCAGAGCCTTGCCATCATTATCAATACCGGCACCGCCGACATTGGCCATGGTCTTGTCAAAAGACACATCGTATTTTTTCTCAATGGCATCAAGAACCTTGATTGCCTCAGCCATCACCTCGGGACCAATACCGTCACCGGGAAGAACCGCTACCTTAAATGTTTGCGTTGCCATAGTTGTCTCTCCTCCTCACCTTTCATTTGAGGCACCATTGCTTAAGCCATGCGAGCACAGCCTGCCGATTCAATGCGTCCGGTACCGTCATAAAAGTGTCATTACTATAGAAATCGGCTCAAATAATTGTCAAACAGTTTTGTCATTAATCAGCTCAAAACGCACCTACATGTGCCACAAACGTCACACATAATGAGCCAAACGAGACACATAGCCTTACATAAAAAAGGGCTGGAGAACTCCAGCCCTTTTCAACAAACAGTTCGGCTGGACACAGCTGAATAATCTCAGAAATGCCCACTCGTTGAATTAATAGCGTTCGTCAGCAAATTCAACCCAGCCACCGGCCTTAACCAGAGCTTTGTCAAATTCAGAGATTTCAAAATTAAACATCTTCTCCTGACCGGCACTACATGCCTTAATTTTCTGACCGTCAACATCAACGTCAATCGTCACCTGACCTGACTTGGCCAGCTCAAACAACAGATCAATATCCGACTTAGGCAATTCAATGGCCAGCATACCACCGTTAAACATATTTTGACGGAAGATACGCGCATAACCTTCAGCTATGATCGTATGAACATCATTGACCTCGAACACCCAGGGCGCATGCTCACGAGATGAACCACAACCAAAGTTTTGCCGTGAAACCACAACACGTGCATTTTTCAGCGCTTCACCCTTCGGATCAAAACCATCCAACTTGAGATCCTCAAGCATATACGGCTTCAAGGCATCCTTAGTGACTTCGGTCAGATACTTGGCCGGAATAATTTCGTCGGTATTAATATCAGAACGATCGAGAAAGATCGCCGGACCTTTAAAGATTTTTTCCATAACTGCGCTTTCCTTTCGTTCGTCTATTTCAATGTCCGTGCATCGGTGATTTTACCGGTAATAGCCGTTGCTGCAGCTGTTGCCGGACTCATCAGATGGACCATACCGCCCTTGCCCATGCGGCCATTGAAGTTACGGTTACTGGTAGAAGCACAGACCTCCCCTTCAGCCAATACGCCGTTACTCATCCCGAGACAGGCACCGCAGGTTGGATTGGTGACACAGAAGCCGGCATCCATAAAAATTTGGATAATCCCTTCAGCCAAAGCATCACGGAAAATCTTCGGCGTTGCCGGAGAAACAATGCCACGGACAGTATCCGCAATTCGCCGGCCCTTTAAAATCGCTGCCGCCTCGCGCAAATCTTCAATACGGCCATTGGTACAGGTGCCGATATAGATCTGATCAACAGGAGCGCCTGCCATTTCAGACACCGGTTTCACACAGTCAGGCTTGTAGCCATAGGTCACATGGGGCTCAAGGGTCGAGATATTGAAATCCAGCACCTGATCATAACTGGCATCCGCATCAGAATGCCATTTTTTGAAGTCCGCAGCCGCCGCAGCTTTATCAGCATACTCATCCTGGATAAACGGCCACAGATAATCCACGGTCACCTCATCCGGCATACAGATACCACAGGTGCCCCCGGCCTCAATCGCCATATTACACAGAGTCATGCGTGACTCCATACTCATGGCATCCACCACGGGTCCGGCAAACTCAATCACCCGGTCAGTGGCGCCATTGACGCCCAACTGGCCGATCACGTAGAGAATAACATCCTTGGCAAAAACGCCATCAGACAAGGCGCCATTGAGATTCACGCGAATGGTCGCAGGCTCACGAAACGCACAAACACCCTTGAGAATCCCCACTTCCAGGTCAGTGGTACCAACACCAGCGGCAAACGCACCGAACGCCCCATGGGTACAGGTGTGGCTATCGCCCATGATGGCGGTAAAGCCGGGACGGATGAACCCTTTTTCAGGAAACAGGGCATGGCAAACACCGTTGTGGCCGACATCAAAAAAGTCGGTGATTTCATGACGACGCGCCCAATCGCGCAGCATCTTCGCCTGAATGGCTGTTTTGGTATCTTTGGACGGAGTGACATGATCGATCACCGCCTTGATTTTTTCCTTGTCAAAAACCCGATCCTTACCGCGCCATTCCAGATCTGCTATAGCGATCGGGGTAGTGATCTCATGACACAACACACGGTCCAGATCCAGAACTTTTGTTCCGGAAAACGGCTCATCACGCAGATGGCTCGCAAAGATTTTTTCTGCAATCGTCTTTCCCATAATCTCTCCTTCACTCTATCTTTTACACGATCAATCGTGTCAGCACAAAACAGTCTGCCGACAAATCCCTATAACAGCGTAAACAGCAACGCACACCATACAGCAAAACGGGACGCCTGAACAGCGCCCCGTGATGCCAGCCTGTATTTTTACACCGATTCTACAGATCTACCGGTGTGCGTTTTTGCAACGAAGCAATCTTGTTCAGAGCGTTGATATAAGCCTTGGCAGCCGCAACAATAATATCAGGGTGAGCCCCCTGTCCTAATTGCTCACGACCTTGCTCTTCCAAACGCACTGTACACTCGCCCTGAGCATCTGTACCGCCGGTAATAGCGCCCACTGAAAAATGCAACAGCCGCACATCACAGCCGGAGAGATCTTTGATCGCTTTGAAGGTTGCGTCAACCGGACCGTCACCAATCACAGCCGTCTTGCATATTTCACCATCCACTTCCATTTGAACCGTTGCCGTCGGTGCGGCAAAGGAACCAGATGACACATTCATCTGCAACAACTTGTAACGCTCGGGAACGCGGATAATCTCATCGGCAACAATCGCATCAAGGTCTTCATCAAAGATCTCTTTTTTCACATCAGCCAACGCCTTGAAGCGGACAAAAGCTTTCTCAATATCCTCTTTGGACAGATCGTAGCCAAGGCTTTCCAAACGCTGAATAAATGCGTGGCGACCGGAGTGCTTGCCGAGAACCAACTTATTTTGATTGAGACCGATGGATTCCGGCGTCATGATCTCATACGTCGATTTCTCCATCAGCACACCATGCTGGTGAATTCCAGCTTCATGGGCAAATGCGTTAGCACCGACAATCGCCTTATTCGGTTGCACAACGATCCCGGTAATAGTCGTCAGCAAACGGCTGGTGGCATAGATGTGTTCGGTAACCACATCGGTCTTATAGGGCATGATATCCTGACGTGTCTTAAGCCCCATCACCACTTCCTCTAAAGAACAGTTACCGGCCCGCTCGCCAATTCCGTTCACAGTACACTCCACCTGCCCCGCCCCGGCGCGGATAGCGGCCAGAGAGTTAGCGACAGACAAACCGAGATCATTATGGCAGTGAACTGAGATCACCGCCCTTTCAATATTCGGCACATTCTCCTTCAGATAGCGGATAATGTCATAGTATTCATTGGGCATGGTGTAGCCGACTGTATCGGGGATGTTCACGGTAGTGGCACCGGCATCAATCACCGCCTCGACAATCCGTGCCAGAAATGGCAACCGGGTACGAACCGCATCTTCGGCGGAAAATTCAACATTAGGCGTATAGCCGGCAGCACGCTTAACGGCCTTAACCGCCGTTTCAACCACCTCATCCTCGGTCATTTTCAGCTTATGTTTCATATGAATATCGCTGGTCGCGATAAACGTATGAATACGGCCACGATCACCGGCATATTTCAAAGCTTCCCAAGCGCGGTCAATATCCTTGTCGTTGGCTCGCGACAGGCCAGCAATCTGCGGTCCCTTGATGGTCTGGGCAATCTTTTTGACCGCCTCAAAATCACCTTCCGAGGCGATGGGGAAACCGGCTTCCATAACATCAACATTCATTTTTTCAAGCTGATGAGCGATACGCAGCTTCTCCTCAATGGTCATACTGGCACCGGGAGACTGCTCACCATCACGTAACGTGGTA
This genomic interval carries:
- the asd gene encoding aspartate-semialdehyde dehydrogenase; protein product: MKVGFIGWRGMVGSVLLQRMQEENDFNGIEPVFFSTSQVGQDAPMGAGTLKDATDIAELKTLDAVVTCQGGDYTKAVHGPLREAGWQGYWIDAASSLRMVDDAVIVLDPVNRQVIDKALAAGQKDFIGGNCTVSLMLMAIGGLFRAGLVEWVSSMTYQAASGAGAPNMRELLGQMGVLEDSVADLLADPSSAILDIDKKVTEMLRSDQLPTSEFGHALAGSVLPWIDREVEDGQSREEWKGYAETNKILAAESPIPIDGICVRIGAMRCHSQALTIKLNKDLPIEEIERLIANDNDWVQLVPNFKEQTLQQLTPAAVSGTLTVPVGRVRKMKMGPQYLSAFTCGDQLLWGAAEPLRRMLQILLEK
- a CDS encoding 3-isopropylmalate dehydratase large subunit — protein: MGKTIAEKIFASHLRDEPFSGTKVLDLDRVLCHEITTPIAIADLEWRGKDRVFDKEKIKAVIDHVTPSKDTKTAIQAKMLRDWARRHEITDFFDVGHNGVCHALFPEKGFIRPGFTAIMGDSHTCTHGAFGAFAAGVGTTDLEVGILKGVCAFREPATIRVNLNGALSDGVFAKDVILYVIGQLGVNGATDRVIEFAGPVVDAMSMESRMTLCNMAIEAGGTCGICMPDEVTVDYLWPFIQDEYADKAAAAADFKKWHSDADASYDQVLDFNISTLEPHVTYGYKPDCVKPVSEMAGAPVDQIYIGTCTNGRIEDLREAAAILKGRRIADTVRGIVSPATPKIFRDALAEGIIQIFMDAGFCVTNPTCGACLGMSNGVLAEGEVCASTSNRNFNGRMGKGGMVHLMSPATAAATAITGKITDARTLK
- the leuB gene encoding 3-isopropylmalate dehydrogenase — protein: MATQTFKVAVLPGDGIGPEVMAEAIKVLDAIEKKYDVSFDKTMANVGGAGIDNDGKALPEKTVETCRQSDAILFGSVGGPKWETLPPDEQPERGALLPLRKIFGLFCNLRPAIIFPALTGSSSLKEEVIEGGFNILVVRELTGGIYFSEPKGVETVDGVKRGFDTMMYTEPEIERITRVAFDVARKRGSKVCSIDKANVLSTSVVWREVVERVAKDYPDVELSHMYVDNAAMQLVRWPKQFDVMLCGNMFGDIISDEAAMLTGSLGMLPSASLAEGSFGMYEPSGGSAPDIAGQGIANPIAQILSASMMLRYSFSMGDAADAIDKAVETVLNQGYRTGDIYQGTSDEKKLNTCEMGDAIVAAL
- a CDS encoding 2-isopropylmalate synthase gives rise to the protein MSEPKKILIFDTTLRDGEQSPGASMTIEEKLRIAHQLEKMNVDVMEAGFPIASEGDFEAVKKIAQTIKGPQIAGLSRANDKDIDRAWEALKYAGDRGRIHTFIATSDIHMKHKLKMTEDEVVETAVKAVKRAAGYTPNVEFSAEDAVRTRLPFLARIVEAVIDAGATTVNIPDTVGYTMPNEYYDIIRYLKENVPNIERAVISVHCHNDLGLSVANSLAAIRAGAGQVECTVNGIGERAGNCSLEEVVMGLKTRQDIMPYKTDVVTEHIYATSRLLTTITGIVVQPNKAIVGANAFAHEAGIHQHGVLMEKSTYEIMTPESIGLNQNKLVLGKHSGRHAFIQRLESLGYDLSKEDIEKAFVRFKALADVKKEIFDEDLDAIVADEIIRVPERYKLLQMNVSSGSFAAPTATVQMEVDGEICKTAVIGDGPVDATFKAIKDLSGCDVRLLHFSVGAITGGTDAQGECTVRLEEQGREQLGQGAHPDIIVAAAKAYINALNKIASLQKRTPVDL
- a CDS encoding 3-isopropylmalate dehydratase small subunit: MEKIFKGPAIFLDRSDINTDEIIPAKYLTEVTKDALKPYMLEDLKLDGFDPKGEALKNARVVVSRQNFGCGSSREHAPWVFEVNDVHTIIAEGYARIFRQNMFNGGMLAIELPKSDIDLLFELAKSGQVTIDVDVDGQKIKACSAGQEKMFNFEISEFDKALVKAGGWVEFADERY